One stretch of Acidobacteriota bacterium DNA includes these proteins:
- a CDS encoding TonB family protein codes for MTSLLAALTVKVSAILFLTLAGARCLRARSASARHWVLAVGVLSACAAPALHVLPMPPVVRVAPVELLAWSAGPLFEALPLRPLVPFAGPAGPGSPGAARGSEPGGFRPGRPRPAVARTAFAAGVGRWAVAIWLVGAVGSTMVLLVGLARLRWLRAASCRVTDGPWHRLCGDLARSCEVRRGVDLLVGPRPGLAATWGWRRPAVMLPSGAFEWSPERMRVVLLHELAHARRGDWLLQMAAEALRCVWWFNPLAWLVRARLRRESEQAADDLVLAQGVPATTCATQLVELAREVRKQRRTWLPAPAMARPSNLERRLSAMLNSHTNRRPLTRFARFSSLGSIVLASIVVAGLQVAAQTSRIAGNVVDQAGHVVQNPGLTLTNRATAEQLRVTGDDAGRFEFAELEPSEYSLVVRTPGFERLFRRFSLEGGEQIEEELVLRLGSVEETIVVTDTGESLTAARTISAATRERYRQNRTRGGTIAPPIKIRDVAPVYPASVRGSGFEGKIVLEALIRTDGTVEVLQILAPVDPETMTTVYPDLARSAVEAVGGWRYEPTLLHEVPVDTRMTINVTFRP; via the coding sequence CGCGGCGCCCGCGCTCCACGTCCTGCCGATGCCGCCGGTGGTGCGGGTGGCGCCGGTGGAGCTGCTCGCCTGGAGTGCCGGGCCGCTGTTCGAGGCGCTCCCGCTGCGCCCCCTGGTCCCGTTCGCAGGGCCGGCAGGTCCCGGTTCGCCCGGAGCCGCGCGTGGGTCGGAGCCCGGCGGATTCCGGCCCGGCCGACCTCGACCCGCGGTAGCTCGCACGGCGTTCGCTGCCGGGGTCGGCCGGTGGGCGGTGGCGATCTGGCTGGTGGGCGCGGTGGGCAGCACCATGGTGCTCCTGGTCGGGCTGGCCAGGCTTCGCTGGCTCCGCGCGGCGTCGTGTCGTGTGACGGACGGGCCGTGGCATCGGCTGTGCGGCGACCTCGCGCGGTCGTGCGAGGTGAGACGCGGCGTCGACCTGCTGGTGGGTCCGCGTCCGGGGTTGGCGGCGACGTGGGGCTGGCGGCGGCCGGCGGTCATGCTGCCGTCGGGGGCGTTCGAGTGGTCGCCGGAGCGCATGCGCGTCGTGCTGCTGCACGAGCTTGCCCACGCGCGCCGCGGCGACTGGCTGCTGCAGATGGCGGCCGAAGCGCTGCGCTGCGTCTGGTGGTTCAACCCGCTGGCATGGTTGGTCCGAGCCCGGCTGCGCCGCGAAAGCGAGCAGGCGGCCGACGACCTGGTGCTGGCGCAGGGCGTTCCGGCCACCACCTGCGCGACACAGCTCGTCGAACTCGCGAGAGAGGTTCGGAAACAACGGCGGACGTGGTTGCCGGCGCCGGCGATGGCGCGTCCGTCAAACCTGGAACGGAGGTTGTCCGCCATGTTGAATTCGCACACGAATCGGCGTCCGCTGACGCGCTTCGCCCGCTTCTCGAGCCTGGGCTCGATTGTGCTGGCCTCGATCGTCGTTGCCGGCCTGCAGGTCGCCGCGCAGACGTCCCGGATCGCCGGCAACGTCGTCGACCAAGCCGGGCACGTCGTGCAGAACCCCGGCCTGACGCTCACCAACCGCGCAACCGCCGAGCAACTGCGGGTGACCGGCGACGACGCCGGCCGCTTCGAGTTCGCCGAGCTGGAACCGTCGGAGTACAGCCTCGTGGTGAGGACGCCGGGCTTCGAGAGGCTGTTTCGACGGTTCTCGCTCGAAGGGGGCGAGCAGATCGAAGAAGAGCTGGTGCTCCGCCTCGGCTCCGTCGAGGAGACCATCGTGGTGACGGACACGGGTGAGTCGCTGACCGCGGCCAGGACGATCAGCGCCGCCACGCGGGAGCGATACCGGCAGAACCGGACCCGGGGCGGAACCATCGCGCCACCGATCAAGATCCGGGACGTAGCCCCCGTCTACCCCGCATCAGTGCGCGGCAGCGGGTTCGAGGGCAAGATCGTTCTGGAAGCGCTGATCAGGACCGACGGGACCGTCGAGGTGCTGCAGATTCTGGCCCCGGTGGACCCGGAGACGATGACGACGGTGTACCCCGACCTGGCCCGCTCGGCGGTGGAGGCGGTCGGCGGCTGGCGCTACGAGCCGACGCTGCTGCACGAGGTGCCGGTCGACACGCGGATGACCATCAACGTGACCTTTCGCCCGTAG
- a CDS encoding DUF2191 domain-containing protein translates to MRTTIRLANSLLREAKREAARCGMTLTAIIKESLRARLARTIAEPRTRVRLTTTGRGGLRPGIDLDDSASLLDVVDGVE, encoded by the coding sequence ATGCGGACCACCATTCGACTGGCGAACAGTCTCCTGCGGGAAGCAAAGCGGGAGGCGGCCAGGTGCGGCATGACGCTGACGGCGATCATCAAGGAGTCGCTACGCGCCCGACTGGCTCGAACGATCGCCGAACCGCGCACGCGCGTCCGCCTCACGACTACCGGCCGGGGTGGCCTGCGTCCGGGAATCGATCTGGATGACTCGGCATCCCTGCTCGACGTGGTGGACGGCGTGGAGTGA
- a CDS encoding VanZ family protein, producing the protein MSLFASERERRLWAWTLAVVVAIYSTLGLARTLFDLLGHLNLGVGLFLACCLLVVATAVTQGLRVRPGGAELAVALGVLAAYLLVFVRMSIPTERSHLIEYGVVALFIHEALTERARHGRRVPAPALLAVLAATLIGVIDECIQLTLPSRVFDPIDMLFNLLAAVMAVTASSALRWARQRDG; encoded by the coding sequence TTGTCGCTCTTCGCATCCGAACGCGAACGGCGCCTCTGGGCCTGGACGCTGGCCGTCGTGGTGGCAATCTACTCCACCCTCGGCTTGGCGCGGACGTTGTTCGACCTGCTCGGTCACCTCAACCTGGGCGTCGGCCTCTTCCTGGCCTGCTGCCTCCTGGTCGTGGCGACGGCGGTGACGCAGGGGCTCAGGGTGCGGCCGGGGGGAGCCGAGCTCGCCGTGGCGCTGGGGGTCCTGGCCGCCTACCTCCTGGTCTTCGTCCGCATGTCGATCCCGACCGAGCGCTCTCACCTCATCGAGTACGGCGTGGTCGCCCTGTTCATCCACGAAGCCCTCACGGAGCGGGCGCGCCACGGCCGCCGCGTCCCCGCGCCGGCGCTGCTGGCAGTATTGGCGGCGACGCTGATCGGGGTGATCGATGAGTGCATCCAGTTGACGCTGCCCAGCCGCGTGTTCGACCCGATCGACATGCTGTTCAACCTCCTGGCGGCGGTCATGGCGGTGACGGCCAGCTCGGCGCTGCGGTGGGCGCGACAGCGCGATGGGTAA
- a CDS encoding DUF433 domain-containing protein, with the protein MDNSELLKRISARPDVFGGKPIVRNMRLSVETILSLLAQGASSEEILDDYPKLEQDDIRACIAYAHAVIAGDTLAAVSVERR; encoded by the coding sequence ATGGACAACTCGGAACTACTGAAGCGGATCTCCGCTCGGCCGGACGTGTTCGGCGGAAAGCCCATCGTCCGGAACATGCGCCTGTCGGTGGAGACGATTCTGAGCCTGCTGGCGCAGGGAGCGAGCTCGGAGGAAATCCTGGACGACTACCCGAAGCTCGAACAGGACGACATCCGAGCGTGCATCGCCTACGCGCACGCGGTGATCGCGGGTGACACGCTCGCCGCGGTCTCGGTGGAGCGGCGGTGA
- a CDS encoding Uma2 family endonuclease — protein MRPAAHPDEWRPLTPGDGESIDRSARREPWTEARYLQLTQRSRRLLEFTDGHLDILPMPTDQHQVIVRFLLLALFPRAQELGGTVLFAPLRLRIRDGKFREPDLLLVLDANDPRRGNDFWTGADLVIEVVSPDDPGRDTQDKRLDYAEAGIPEYWIVNPLDETVTVLVLRGTAYVEHGVFRRGQQTDSVCLRDCPLDVASVFDAK, from the coding sequence ATGAGACCTGCGGCACACCCGGACGAATGGCGGCCTCTCACGCCGGGCGACGGCGAGTCAATCGACCGATCGGCGCGGCGGGAGCCGTGGACCGAGGCGCGGTACCTGCAGTTGACGCAGCGCTCCCGGCGGCTGCTCGAGTTCACGGACGGCCATCTCGATATCCTGCCCATGCCGACGGACCAGCATCAGGTCATCGTGCGGTTTCTGTTGCTGGCTCTGTTTCCGCGTGCACAGGAGCTCGGCGGTACGGTGCTCTTTGCCCCGTTGCGGCTGCGTATTCGCGACGGAAAGTTCCGGGAGCCGGATCTGCTGCTCGTGCTCGACGCGAACGATCCACGCCGAGGCAACGACTTCTGGACGGGCGCCGACCTGGTGATCGAGGTCGTCAGTCCCGACGACCCTGGCCGCGACACGCAGGACAAGCGGCTGGACTACGCGGAAGCGGGGATTCCCGAGTACTGGATCGTCAATCCACTCGACGAGACGGTGACGGTGCTCGTGCTGCGAGGGACCGCCTACGTTGAACATGGCGTGTTCCGGAGGGGACAGCAGACCGATTCCGTCTGCCTGCGCGACTGCCCGCTCGACGTGGCGAGCGTGTTCGACGCGAAGTGA
- a CDS encoding 4Fe-4S dicluster domain-containing protein: protein MSGPKKQVAFFFDANRCTGCRTCEVACKVENGVELGPRWRKVRTVEGDQDGGPYMYHVSMSCNHCEVPVCAEACPSGAITKRDDGIVIVDESKCIGARLCAWACPYDAPQFSEETGKMEKCNFCSHRIDAGTGGPACAEACPTKALQWGTLDEVAAKPGAMAEFGPLPDAEITKPAIRFIPLKLVGS from the coding sequence ATGAGCGGCCCGAAAAAGCAGGTGGCGTTCTTCTTCGACGCGAACCGCTGCACCGGCTGCCGCACGTGCGAGGTCGCCTGCAAGGTCGAGAACGGGGTCGAGCTGGGTCCGCGCTGGCGCAAGGTGCGGACGGTGGAGGGCGACCAGGACGGCGGGCCCTACATGTACCACGTCTCGATGTCGTGCAATCACTGCGAGGTCCCCGTCTGCGCCGAGGCCTGCCCGTCCGGCGCCATCACGAAGCGGGACGACGGCATCGTCATCGTCGACGAGAGCAAGTGCATCGGCGCCCGTCTCTGCGCCTGGGCGTGTCCCTACGACGCGCCGCAGTTCAGCGAAGAGACCGGCAAGATGGAGAAGTGCAACTTCTGCTCGCACCGCATCGACGCCGGCACCGGCGGACCCGCGTGCGCCGAGGCGTGCCCGACCAAGGCGCTGCAGTGGGGCACGCTGGACGAAGTGGCCGCCAAGCCGGGCGCCATGGCCGAGTTCGGCCCGCTGCCCGACGCGGAGATCACCAAGCCGGCGATCCGCTTCATCCCGCTCAAGCTCGTCGGCTCCTGA
- a CDS encoding molybdopterin-dependent oxidoreductase translates to MQSRRSFLKWSALVGGASALGGGGLLLSRYPTGGAPAGVSGAGAAAAAAAGTRIVRTANTPECLHCALLAHVEDGRLVKVTGDPDFNILACARGISRIRQLYSPHRLKYPMRRAGRRGEDRWERITWEEALDTIAERYQRILEEDGNQAFLAFGGTGNWSSLSTGVRGLYSAFWNRFGGNTPIISQLCCASVSSGFNAIFGGGRSEFRDEWVHSRFFLAWGNNPAVSNQGYMKNLFQAREEHGARLITIDPRLSETAALSDRWIQIRPGTDAAYALGMVKVLLDEGLFDEEYVRRFTNAPFLVRLGERGCDLQAESRGWPAGGETLPVDLRDLRLLTDGGSGPGSFVVWDEIGGRPVAPDTPGIRPALRGDYTVGGVRYQPVFEWMRAIAARYTPEVVHRITGAPADSVAPVTREYAAVRPAAIIQNMAGAQRTDHGTLTVIGHLYLASLTGNIGMLGGGVNDNGGYLRQGGNINYPVPVQRNEPIAGIPATKLGEYLVERKPHPIRAIHVAGTGVLTQYPNTRKIIAGLDNIDLMVVQDIFMTTTARYADFVLPVTTLFETRNLLAGVRSRYIQLMQQAIEPLFESRPDRWILTELARRLGFGDDFDKPDDDLLRHVLEPTGVSLEQLEEGPINPMPDPWVPFADKKFDTPSGRIEFFSTYLQERGFDPLLEYLHPVEAPWVDETRAARYPLQLINRKNHNHVNSSFHHHDFLTEIWASQVLQIHPDDATPRGIEEGARIRVFNDRGEIEAMAHVTRGILRGVVSVTTGWGGVNEKQTASILSPDKYEPISLGHTLNSSMVEVAGGDGASRGDAA, encoded by the coding sequence ATGCAGTCGCGGCGGAGCTTCCTGAAGTGGAGCGCCCTCGTGGGCGGCGCGTCGGCCCTCGGCGGCGGCGGTCTGCTCCTGTCCCGCTATCCGACCGGCGGGGCGCCCGCCGGCGTCTCCGGCGCGGGGGCCGCCGCGGCAGCGGCGGCCGGCACCCGCATCGTCCGCACCGCGAACACCCCGGAGTGCCTCCACTGCGCGCTGCTGGCCCACGTCGAGGACGGCCGTCTGGTCAAGGTGACCGGCGATCCGGACTTCAACATCCTCGCCTGCGCCCGCGGCATCTCCCGCATCCGCCAGCTCTACAGCCCCCATCGGCTCAAGTACCCGATGCGCCGGGCGGGCCGGCGGGGCGAGGACCGCTGGGAACGGATCACCTGGGAGGAGGCGCTCGACACCATCGCCGAGCGCTACCAGCGGATCCTCGAGGAGGACGGCAACCAGGCGTTCCTGGCCTTCGGCGGGACCGGCAACTGGTCGTCGCTGTCGACGGGCGTCCGGGGCCTCTACTCGGCCTTCTGGAACCGCTTCGGCGGCAACACGCCGATCATCTCGCAGCTCTGCTGCGCCTCGGTCAGTTCGGGGTTCAACGCCATCTTCGGGGGCGGACGGTCGGAGTTCCGCGACGAGTGGGTCCACAGCCGCTTCTTCCTGGCCTGGGGCAACAACCCGGCGGTCTCGAACCAGGGCTACATGAAGAACCTCTTCCAGGCCCGGGAAGAGCACGGCGCACGGCTGATTACCATCGACCCGCGGCTGAGCGAGACGGCGGCCCTGTCGGACCGCTGGATACAGATCCGGCCGGGCACCGACGCCGCCTACGCCCTCGGCATGGTCAAGGTGCTGCTCGACGAAGGGCTCTTCGACGAGGAGTACGTCCGGCGGTTCACCAACGCGCCGTTCCTGGTCCGCCTCGGCGAGCGCGGCTGCGACCTGCAGGCCGAGTCGCGGGGCTGGCCGGCGGGCGGCGAGACGCTGCCGGTCGATTTGCGTGACCTGCGGCTGTTGACCGACGGCGGCAGCGGGCCGGGTAGCTTCGTCGTCTGGGACGAGATCGGCGGCCGGCCGGTTGCCCCCGACACGCCGGGGATACGGCCCGCCCTGCGCGGCGACTACACGGTCGGCGGCGTCCGCTACCAGCCCGTCTTCGAATGGATGCGCGCCATCGCCGCGCGCTACACCCCTGAAGTGGTGCACCGCATCACCGGCGCCCCGGCCGATTCGGTCGCCCCGGTCACGCGGGAGTATGCGGCCGTCAGGCCCGCCGCGATCATCCAGAACATGGCCGGCGCGCAGCGCACCGACCACGGCACGCTGACGGTCATCGGCCACCTCTACCTGGCCTCGCTCACCGGCAACATCGGGATGCTGGGCGGCGGCGTCAACGACAACGGCGGCTACCTGCGGCAGGGCGGGAACATCAACTATCCGGTGCCGGTCCAGCGCAACGAGCCCATCGCCGGCATTCCCGCCACCAAGCTCGGGGAGTACCTGGTCGAGCGCAAGCCGCATCCGATCCGGGCCATCCACGTGGCGGGGACGGGCGTGCTGACGCAGTACCCCAACACGCGGAAGATCATTGCCGGGCTCGACAACATCGATCTGATGGTCGTGCAGGACATCTTCATGACCACCACGGCGCGCTACGCCGACTTCGTCCTGCCGGTGACCACGCTCTTCGAGACCCGGAATCTGCTGGCCGGCGTCCGCAGCCGCTACATCCAGCTCATGCAGCAGGCGATAGAGCCGCTGTTCGAATCGCGCCCGGACCGCTGGATCCTGACCGAGCTGGCCAGGCGGCTCGGCTTCGGCGACGACTTCGACAAGCCGGACGACGACCTGCTGCGGCACGTGCTGGAGCCGACCGGGGTGAGCCTCGAGCAGCTCGAGGAGGGCCCGATCAATCCCATGCCGGACCCGTGGGTCCCGTTCGCCGACAAGAAGTTCGACACGCCGTCGGGGCGCATCGAGTTCTTCTCGACGTATCTGCAGGAGCGGGGCTTCGACCCGCTGCTCGAGTACCTGCATCCGGTGGAGGCGCCGTGGGTGGATGAAACGCGGGCCGCGCGATACCCGCTGCAGCTCATCAACCGCAAGAACCACAACCACGTCAACTCCAGCTTCCACCACCACGACTTCCTGACCGAGATCTGGGCCAGCCAGGTGCTGCAGATCCATCCCGACGACGCGACGCCGCGCGGCATCGAGGAAGGGGCCCGCATCCGCGTCTTCAACGACCGCGGCGAGATCGAGGCGATGGCGCACGTGACCCGCGGCATCCTGCGCGGGGTGGTGAGCGTGACCACCGGCTGGGGCGGCGTGAACGAGAAGCAGACGGCCAGCATCCTGAGCCCCGACAAGTACGAGCCGATCTCGCTGGGACACACGCTGAACTCGTCGATGGTCGAGGTCGCCGGCGGGGATGGGGCATCCCGGGGGGACGCGGCATGA
- a CDS encoding response regulator, with translation MSFSAARHTFPPDLHAALAELFETTHEGIYLGTLPLRGEGVTLGANPHLKLMFGFPPEVDKNEVRPFDGDRFVHPEARRTFVQRLTRDGAVTDYLLRLRRADDKPIWVEVNAHLAVPGVPEPARVGALLRDVSERRKMEDHGRGVYHELLQYEKLAALGQTVSGVAHELNNPLATILTWSERLAGRSVDALTRRGIATILSESERAAKIVRNLLTFSRKHHTTRGMVDLNLVVRETLSLRTYDQRVSNITTIDALATGLPQVFADAHQLKQVLLNLVINAEQAMLSASGRGTLIVRTWHEAAGGCVVLEINDDGPGIPDDVRPRIFDAFFTTKSAGTGTGLGLTVASRIVEDHGGKLDMQSAPGRGASFYVRLPTSTGLPRPGATSPPREQPVVGRGSAVLLVEHEPALAEAVRDALKDAGFLVDGAPDGQKALEQARTRTYDLVICDLKMPRLDGQAFYRAVAGTVPSLARRIVFVTGDVVTADAEAFLEESGCRWLRKPFRLADLLQVAREVSA, from the coding sequence GTGTCGTTCAGCGCCGCCCGACACACGTTTCCCCCCGATCTGCACGCCGCGCTCGCCGAGCTGTTCGAGACCACGCACGAGGGCATCTATCTCGGCACGCTTCCGCTCCGGGGGGAGGGCGTCACTCTCGGCGCCAATCCCCACTTGAAACTGATGTTCGGCTTCCCGCCGGAGGTCGACAAGAACGAGGTCCGCCCCTTCGACGGCGACCGGTTCGTGCATCCCGAGGCTCGGCGGACCTTCGTGCAGCGGCTGACGCGCGACGGCGCCGTGACCGACTACCTGCTCCGGTTGCGGCGGGCCGACGACAAACCGATCTGGGTCGAGGTCAACGCACACCTTGCCGTTCCGGGCGTGCCCGAGCCGGCTCGCGTCGGGGCGCTGCTGCGCGACGTGAGCGAGCGGCGCAAGATGGAGGATCATGGCCGCGGCGTGTACCACGAGCTGCTGCAGTACGAGAAGCTGGCGGCGCTCGGCCAGACCGTATCCGGCGTGGCGCACGAGCTGAACAATCCGCTCGCCACGATTCTGACCTGGTCGGAACGCCTCGCCGGGCGCTCGGTCGACGCGCTGACCCGGCGCGGCATCGCGACCATTCTGAGCGAATCCGAACGCGCCGCGAAAATCGTCCGCAATCTGCTGACGTTCTCGCGCAAGCACCACACGACGCGCGGCATGGTGGACCTGAACCTGGTAGTACGCGAGACGCTGTCACTCCGGACGTACGACCAACGGGTCTCCAACATCACCACGATCGACGCCCTGGCGACGGGCCTCCCGCAGGTGTTCGCCGATGCGCATCAGCTCAAGCAGGTACTTCTGAACCTGGTCATCAACGCCGAGCAGGCCATGCTGTCGGCGAGCGGACGCGGCACCCTCATCGTCCGCACGTGGCACGAGGCCGCCGGCGGGTGCGTGGTCCTGGAGATCAACGACGACGGTCCGGGCATTCCGGACGATGTACGGCCACGCATCTTCGACGCCTTCTTCACGACGAAGTCGGCCGGGACGGGAACGGGGCTCGGCCTGACGGTCGCGAGCCGGATTGTCGAGGATCACGGCGGCAAGCTCGATATGCAGTCGGCCCCGGGGCGCGGCGCCTCGTTCTACGTGCGGCTCCCGACCAGCACCGGGCTGCCGCGGCCCGGGGCGACCTCCCCACCGCGGGAGCAACCGGTTGTCGGACGAGGCTCCGCGGTGCTCCTGGTCGAGCACGAGCCCGCGCTCGCAGAAGCCGTGCGCGATGCCCTGAAGGATGCAGGATTCCTGGTCGACGGCGCCCCGGATGGTCAAAAGGCGCTCGAACAGGCACGGACCCGGACGTACGACCTGGTGATCTGCGACCTGAAGATGCCGCGGCTGGACGGACAGGCATTCTACCGGGCGGTCGCCGGCACGGTGCCGTCGCTCGCGCGACGGATCGTATTCGTGACCGGCGACGTGGTCACGGCCGATGCCGAAGCGTTCCTGGAGGAGAGCGGCTGCCGCTGGCTGCGGAAGCCGTTTCGCCTGGCCGATCTCCTGCAGGTGGCGCGCGAGGTCAGCGCCTGA
- a CDS encoding FliA/WhiG family RNA polymerase sigma factor → MRFRVGTVIAIEPGMENNTRTKTQQERIEAGVPFVGAMARRLAASMPHSIDLGDLVQDGMLGLIDAVERFDEGRGIKFETFAERRVRGAMIDALRRGAWPRGIRRVRRELEAAREKLRNDLGGEPSLADLANHIGTDEAALGRTINRINIIESTSPLATADSIEGMDLPPVLTPPESPTPDKVCEETEVNDRVRAAIAALPDRERRIIGLYYYSDATMKEIGAEIGVNESRVSQLHARAIRKLRAQLAPDLAPEQFKGTLAAAGNRTLPRARPKMRMAKADLRQPAVRPAAAAP, encoded by the coding sequence ATGCGGTTTCGTGTTGGCACGGTCATTGCCATTGAACCGGGCATGGAGAACAACACGCGCACCAAGACACAGCAGGAGCGCATCGAGGCGGGTGTGCCGTTCGTCGGCGCGATGGCTCGGCGCCTGGCCGCCTCGATGCCGCACTCGATCGATCTCGGCGATCTGGTTCAGGACGGGATGCTCGGCCTGATCGACGCGGTGGAGCGATTCGACGAGGGACGGGGCATCAAGTTCGAGACGTTCGCCGAGCGGCGCGTGCGCGGCGCGATGATCGACGCCCTGCGTCGCGGCGCCTGGCCGCGCGGAATCCGCCGCGTGCGGCGTGAGCTCGAGGCCGCGCGCGAGAAGCTGCGGAACGACCTCGGCGGCGAGCCGTCGCTGGCCGACCTCGCGAATCACATCGGGACGGACGAAGCGGCGCTCGGCCGCACGATCAACCGGATCAACATCATCGAGTCGACCTCGCCGCTGGCGACCGCCGATAGCATCGAAGGCATGGATCTGCCGCCGGTGCTGACGCCGCCCGAATCGCCGACCCCCGACAAGGTCTGCGAGGAGACGGAGGTCAACGACCGCGTGCGCGCGGCGATTGCCGCTCTGCCGGATCGTGAACGCAGGATCATCGGTCTCTACTACTACAGCGATGCGACGATGAAGGAGATTGGCGCCGAGATCGGCGTCAACGAGTCGCGCGTCTCCCAGCTCCACGCACGAGCGATCCGGAAGCTGCGTGCGCAGCTCGCGCCCGACCTGGCCCCGGAGCAGTTCAAGGGGACGCTGGCCGCTGCCGGAAACCGGACGCTTCCGCGCGCGCGTCCGAAGATGAGGATGGCAAAGGCAGACCTCCGGCAGCCGGCGGTCCGGCCCGCCGCCGCCGCGCCCTGA
- a CDS encoding sigma-54-dependent Fis family transcriptional regulator: MLLVEDEAPLREATAERLVEHGYHVTEAESGEAARDLLAEFAFDILITDLRLPGIDGAEVVELALERYPEIVAVIVTGYGTVQDAVSAIKRGATDFVMKPFPFDHLLHILSTALEQRRLKSENEYLRSQLQERYRFEGIVGRSRPMRDLFQLLETVAATTSTILITGETGTGKELVARAIHHNSPRRHQHFVAINCGAIPDALLEAELFGHVRGAFTGAFTSRPGRLEQAHRGTLFLDEIGTMSTSLQAKLLRALQEREFERVGGNETRRVDVRVIAATNSDLVRLVEEGHFREDLYYRLNVIPLHLPPLRDRREDIPLLVQDFVERIGTAQTPPRRGVVVSQNAMRRMMAFQWPGNVRQLENAVERALALSPGRSHIETTDLPSEIQAAVEGPLDAAISLPETGLDLQDHLQRIERALIGSALERTGGNKQRAAQLLGLKRTTLIEKTKRWP, translated from the coding sequence CTGCTCCTCGTCGAGGACGAGGCGCCCCTGCGCGAGGCGACCGCCGAGCGGCTCGTCGAGCACGGCTATCACGTAACGGAGGCCGAGAGCGGGGAAGCGGCGCGGGACCTGCTGGCCGAGTTCGCCTTCGACATCCTCATCACCGACCTGCGTCTGCCGGGCATCGACGGCGCCGAAGTCGTCGAGCTCGCACTCGAGCGCTACCCGGAGATCGTCGCCGTGATCGTCACCGGCTACGGCACGGTGCAGGACGCGGTATCCGCCATCAAGCGTGGCGCGACCGACTTCGTCATGAAGCCGTTCCCGTTCGACCATCTGCTGCACATCCTCTCGACGGCGCTGGAGCAGCGGCGGCTGAAGTCCGAGAACGAGTACCTCCGCTCACAGCTCCAGGAACGCTACCGGTTCGAGGGCATCGTCGGACGGAGCCGGCCGATGCGGGATCTCTTCCAGCTCCTCGAGACCGTGGCCGCCACGACGAGCACCATTCTGATCACCGGCGAGACCGGCACGGGCAAGGAGCTCGTCGCCCGCGCCATCCACCACAACAGCCCGCGCCGCCATCAGCACTTCGTGGCGATCAACTGCGGCGCCATCCCCGACGCGCTGCTCGAGGCCGAGTTGTTCGGCCACGTGCGGGGCGCGTTCACCGGCGCTTTCACCAGTCGGCCGGGGCGGCTCGAGCAGGCGCATCGCGGGACGCTGTTCCTGGACGAGATCGGCACGATGAGCACGAGCCTGCAGGCCAAGCTGCTGCGCGCCCTGCAGGAGCGCGAGTTCGAGCGCGTCGGCGGCAACGAAACGCGGCGCGTCGACGTTCGGGTGATCGCCGCGACGAACAGCGATCTCGTCCGCCTGGTCGAGGAGGGCCACTTCCGGGAGGACCTGTACTACCGACTGAACGTGATTCCTCTGCATCTGCCGCCGCTGCGGGACCGCCGCGAGGACATTCCGCTGCTCGTGCAGGACTTCGTCGAGCGCATTGGAACGGCGCAGACGCCGCCGCGGCGCGGTGTCGTCGTGTCGCAGAACGCGATGCGGCGCATGATGGCGTTCCAGTGGCCGGGCAACGTGCGGCAGCTCGAGAACGCCGTCGAGCGTGCGCTGGCCCTGAGCCCGGGCCGGTCCCACATCGAGACGACCGACCTGCCGAGCGAGATACAGGCCGCGGTCGAAGGACCGCTGGACGCGGCCATCTCCCTCCCGGAGACGGGGCTGGACCTGCAGGACCACCTGCAGCGGATCGAGCGCGCGTTGATCGGCTCGGCGCTCGAGCGTACAGGGGGCAACAAGCAACGTGCCGCGCAACTCCTCGGCCTGAAGCGCACGACCCTGATCGAGAAGACGAAACGCTGGCCGTGA